One Cryptomeria japonica chromosome 9, Sugi_1.0, whole genome shotgun sequence genomic window carries:
- the LOC131033518 gene encoding probable inactive purple acid phosphatase 28 isoform X2, which translates to MHYANGAVTSCEDVFPSQFHSCSDLNTSAFLNRMIQYEKPDFIVFTGDNIYGPDSADAADSMDAAFAPAVKSKIAWAAVLGNHDQESTMTREELMSYISVMDYSISQVNPLWNNHNTSQRQRFGQINGFGNYNIEVKGAFGSEFENVSIFNLYFLDSGDRSVVPGIPGYGWIKESQLTWLQDVSAVLQDANRVGPETQSNLAPALAFFHIPLPEVRHFRASGIVGEKQEQVGCASVNSGVLNTFIHSGDVKAAFVGHDHVNDFCGKTEGIWLCYGGGFGYHAYGKAGWSRRARVIMANLEKGQKMWQGVTDIRTWKRLDDEELTKINEQLLWSKQ; encoded by the exons ATGCATTATGCAAATGGAGCAGTCACCAGCTGTGAAGATGTTTTTCCTTCTCAGTTCCATTCTTGTTCAGACCTGAACACTTCTGCATTTCTTAATCGGATGATCCAATACGAGAAACCTGATTTCATTGTATTTACAG GAGACAACATCTACGGACCAGATTCTGCTGATGCTGCAGATTCTATGGATGCTGCATTTGCTCCTGCAGTGAAATCCAAGATTGCTTGGGCGGCAGTGTTGGGTAATCATGACCAGGAATCAACCATGACTCGTGAAGAATTGATGTCATATATATCTGTCATGGATTATTCTATTTCGCAGGTTAATCCTCTTTGGAACAATCATAACACAAGTCAGAGGCAAAGATTTGGCCAAATTAATGGTTTTGGAAACTACAATATAGAAGTAAAGGGAGCTTTTGGGTCAGAGTTTGAGAATGTGAgtattttcaatctttattttttgGATAGTGGCGACAGATCAGTTGTTCCTGGAATTCCCGGCTATGGGTGGATTAAGGAAAGCCAGCTAACCTGGCTCCAAGATGTTTCTGCAGTGTTACAG GATGCAAATAGAGTAGGACCAGAAACACAGAGCAATCTGGCTCCAGCTCTTGCCTTTTTCCACATTCCCCTCCCTGAGGTACGGCACTTTAGAGCCTCAGGAATTGTGGGTGAGAAGCAGGAACAGGTGGGTTGTGCCTCTGTGAACTCAGGTGTCTTGAACACTTTTATCCATTCTGGTGATGTTAAAGCGGCCTTTGTGGGTCATGATCACGTTAATGACTTTTGTGGGAAAACCGAGGGAATTTGGCTGTGTTATGGGGGTGGATTTGGATATCATGCCTATGGAAAAGCAGGATGGTCAAGACGAGCAAGAGTGATCATGGCTAATCTTGAAAAGGGTCAAAAGATGTGGCAGGGTGTCACAGATATAAGGACTTGGAAGCGCCTGGATGATGAAGAGTTAACTAAAATTAATGAACAATTACTATGGAGCAAACAGTAA